TTGGGTAGCGATCTCCCGTAAGTTGCGATGGGGTATGCGATCGATCTGCCCTTGTACTACATTAGCGACATCTGGGACTAGCTCGCCATTGGCGATCGCTGACATCCAATTTAGCTCGATTGTTTCGGAAGATTGGTAGAATTGAGCGATTAGGGTTTCTCCCAGTAGGGCTAGCACCTTCCCCTGCCCGTGCCGATCCGAGGCGATGGCGCTTCCTTCTGTTAACCATTCAGGAGGTGTGGGGATTTCGCGTCGGGCAGCGCGAATTATCTGGCTGTAATCTTCGTTAATCATTGATTTCGTTCACTCTTCGCAGCTTTGCCTTTCTTCTACACCTTCATCCCCGCAAGCGTCGTGGCTGGGAACCAAAGAACTGCAAGCATTTTTGCTCCTTATTTGAGAATATACTCTTTGAGAATCGGGATAATCTTGCTCGACCAAAGCATCTGGTCTTTCTGAGAGCGCGAGTTCGTCTCTACTGGCTTTCTGTCGGACAGTCCCAGCTTTGTCGCCTTTTCAGTGGCACTCCATTGCTTCCCAACTCTGACTTGATACCCCAGCTTTTCCAAGAGCTTATTGACAGCTTGGGCGTTGGGATTACCTGTTTTGTAGAACAATCCCAGTTCCTTTGCGATTTCAGTGGGCGTTAGCAGTGCCTCCAGTCAAGTCAAAAGTCAAAAGTCAAAAGTCAAGAGGGTTTCTCTTTCAGCTTTTTGATGGATGCTGCTAGTATTTTAGCGATGGAATTTGCTTCTTCAAGTAGTAAGGAGAATTTGGGAGCATCAACTAATTCTGCTTCGATAAAAATCTCGATCCAAAATATAAATTCGTGTATTTCCTTAAGGGCAATTTCGTACTTAGAAATAAAGTCCTTAGTGGATTGGGCTGCCTTTGCCTCTGAGCAGTTTGCCCCTACACGAATCAAGTCAAAAGTCAGAAGTCAAGAGTTAAAAGCTATCTTACTT
Above is a genomic segment from Merismopedia glauca CCAP 1448/3 containing:
- a CDS encoding phage antirepressor KilAC domain-containing protein, with product MEALLTPTEIAKELGLFYKTGNPNAQAVNKLLEKLGYQVRVGKQWSATEKATKLGLSDRKPVETNSRSQKDQMLWSSKIIPILKEYILK
- a CDS encoding four helix bundle protein, with the protein product MIRVGANCSEAKAAQSTKDFISKYEIALKEIHEFIFWIEIFIEAELVDAPKFSLLLEEANSIAKILAASIKKLKEKPS